Proteins from a genomic interval of Schistosoma mansoni strain Puerto Rico chromosome 2, complete genome:
- a CDS encoding putative gtp-binding protein (I) alpha subunit, gnai codes for MVIIDVNEIIILFLNKKDLFAEKIQKSPLTICFPEYTGGQTYEEASNYIREKFEDVNRRKTTKTIYTHFTCATDNNNIRVVFDAVIDVIIKSNLKDCGLF; via the exons ATGGTGATTATCGATGTAAATGAAAT tattatattatttttaaataaaaaagatttatttgctgaaaaaatacaaaaatcccCCCTGACGATTTGTTTCCCTGAATATACCGGAGGACAAACTTATGAAGAAGCATCGAATTACATTCGGGAAAAATTTGAAGATGTAAATCGTAGAAAAACCACTAAGACAATTTATACACATTTTACATGTGctacagataataataatataagagTTGTATTTGATGCTGTTATAGATGTaattattaaatcaaatttaaaagATTGcggtttattttaa
- a CDS encoding putative ribosomal protein S11 has protein sequence MAEQRENAFQKQEVKGKNGGRYYKNIGLGYKTPKEAIFGTYIDKKCPFTGNVRIRGRILTGVVRKTKMNRTIVIRRDYLKYVKKYNRYEKRHKNMSVHLSPCFRDVAVGDVVTVGECRPLSKTVSFNVIKVSKAAGSKYKKAFQKF, from the exons ATGGCTGAGCAG CGAGAAAACGCATTTCAAAAGCAAGAAGTGAAAGGAAAGAATGGTGGAAGATATTACAAAAACATAGGCCTTGGTTATAAAACTCCAAAAGAGGCTATTTTCGGTACTTACATTGACAAAAAGTGTCCCTTCACTGGAAATGTACGTATCCGTGGTCGAATCCTTACGGGTGTTGTGCGTAAAACTAAAATGAATCGGACTATTGTTATTCGCCGTGACTACCTTAAGTACGTGAAGAAGTACAACCGATATGAGAAGCGACATAAGAATATGTCTGTACATTTATCTCCTTGCTTCAG AGATGTGGCTGTTGGAGATGTCGTAACTGTCGGTGAGTGTAGACCCCTGAGCAAAACCGTGTCATTCAATGTCATCAAGGTTTCGAAAGCCGCTGGTTCAAAGTACAAAAAAGCCTTCCAAAAGTTTTAA
- a CDS encoding putative gtp-binding protein (I) alpha-2 subunit, gnai2 yields MGCAWSEPAKVQQDKSRAIEKQIRQDAEKSMKEVKLLLLGAGECGKSTVLKQMKIIHGEGYREEERKEYKPIIFANTVQSMVKILKAMESLDITADGFDQADELKHLNGYLATVEEGDFPEDLSKLLLKLWNNTSVQKCFARSKEYQLNDSAGYYLGSIDRISAPDYLPTEQDVLRSRVKTTGIVETNFRFKDLDFKVFDVGKFIEVNHRTFSFL; encoded by the coding sequence ATGGGATGTGCATGGAGTGAACCAGCTAAAGTCCAGCAAGATAAGAGCAGGGCTATAGAGAAGCAAATAAGACAAGATGCGGAAAAGTCAATGAAAGAGGTCAAGTTACTTCTTCTTGGCGCTGGTGAGTGTGGGAAGTCAACAGTTTTAAAACAGATGAAAATAATCCATGGTGAAGGTTACAGAGAAGAAGAGAGAAAAGAGTACAAACCGATCATTTTTGCTAACACCGTTCAGTCAATGGTAAAAATACTTAAAGCAATGGAGTCACTAGATATAACGGCAGATGGTTTTGACCAAGCCGATGAGTTAAAGCATCTTAACGGATATTTAGCTACGGTTGAAGAAGGAGATTTTCCTGAGGATTTATCAAAGCTATTACTGAAACTATGGAACAACACAAGTGTGCAGAAATGTTTCGCTCGTTCCAAGGAATATCAATTAAATGATTCCGCAGGCTACTACCTCGGTTCTATTGACAGAATATCTGCTCCTGATTATTTACCAACTGAACAAGATGTATTGAGATCTAGAGTGAAGACAACAGGTATAGTCGAAACGAACTTTCGGTTCAAGGATCTAGACTTTAAAGTTTTTGATGTCGGTAAGTTCATTGAGGTAAATCACAGAACGTTCTCATTTTTATGA